The region GGCGTTGGCTCTCGCGTGGTTTGAACACGCGCAAATCATCGGCCAGATTTTTTGCGTTGTCCAGTTGGCAGGGCCCGGCGGTGACGGCATTCGGTCGCGCAGAAGGTTATTCCGCAGGCAGATTCAGCCGTTGCCCACACATCAACAGCGTCAATCGGCTCAAGCTGCTCCAGGCCGAGCCTGCGGCCTGGCCTTTGATTTGTGCATCGATGCGTTGCGCGTCCATCAGCAATTGCGCCCAGCGTTGTGCTGAGTAACGTTGCAGGGCTTTGCTCATCAAGGGTTTGCGTTTGTCCCAGACAGGCGGTCGGGCCTGGCTGAAGGCTTTATCCAGCGGGATTCCCTGGCTGTATTGCAACGCAATATTGGCCAGAACCCGCAGTTCACGCGCCAACGCCCACAAGATGACCGGCGGTTCAACACCCTCGCCCCGCAGGCCCTCGAGCATGCGCAAGGCATGTGCGGCTTCGCCATTGAGCACAGCATCGACCAGCCCGAAGACGTCAAAGCGTGCACTGTCAGCAACAGCCGCTTGCACGGTTTCGACAGTGATCTGGCCGTCCTCGGCCATCAACTTGAGCTTTTCGATTTCCTGGGCGGCTGCCAACAGGTTGCCTTCGACCCGTGCTGCAATCAGTTCTACTGCATCCTGGCTGGCAGACAAACCCGCCTGGGACAAGCGCTGGCGGATCCATTGCGGCAGCTGGTTGGCGTCCACGGGCCAGATCTGCAGGAACTGGGTCTGTGGGCCTTCGATCAGGGCTTTGCCCCACTTGGTCTTCTGCGCACTGCCATCGAGCTTGGGCAGGCTGATCAGCAGCAAGGTGTCTTCGGCCGGGCGAGAGCAGTATTCGATCAGGGCTGCGGCGCCTTTATCGCCGGGCTTGCCTGAAGGCAGGCGCAGTTCGAGCAGGCGTTTTTCAGCAAACAGCGACATGCTGGCGCCAGCTTGCAACAACGAACCCCAGTCAAAACTGGCGTCGGCGCTGAACACCTGGCGTTCATCGAATCCTTGTTGGCGAGCGGTACTGCGAATGGCGTCTGCCGCTTCCTGGCACAGCAACGGGTCATCGCCGCTGATGATGTAGACCGGCGAAAGGCTGCCTTGCAGGTGTTTGGCGAGTTGGGCGGGGGCGAGTTTCATAGGGGCTGGATAGATAACGGGGCGCCTGAGCGCCCCGTATGCCTTACTGGTCTTGCAGTTCGAGTGGCGACTGTTGAGGGGTTTCCTCTTGAGTCTTGCGTGCGGCTTCGATGGCGTCGGCTTCTGCCTGGGCCTTCGCATCGGCGGCCTGTTGCAGTTTCTCCAGCTGGGCCGGAGTCAATTGCTCCAGGCGCGCGATCATTTGCTGGATAAGGTCGCGACGCATTTCTTTGCGAGCCAGGGCCGCTTCCTGGCCTGAGCCGGTGATGTTGTTGCCGTCTTGCAGGTAGATCTTGTGCACTTCAAGCTTGTCGTTGAGCAGCGGCAGATGGTTCTGGCCCTGGATCTGGTAGCTCAGCACGGTGGTCAGCTCATACTCGGCCGAAGCGCCGTTGCCGGCATAGCTGGCGGCTCGTTGAGAGTCCTTCTCGTTGGTCAGGACCAGCTTGTAAGGCGCATTCGCGGTCACTTTTACGCCGCTGTTTTCCAGTACCTGACGCAGTTGACGCACAGTGTCGCCATACGCATTGCGTGCGCTGACGTCGAGTTCTGTGATCGTCAGCTGATTGGTACCGGTACCGCGCAGCTGGAAGCCGCAGGCACTCAACAGAACGGCGAGACCCATCACCAGCAAATTACGTTTGATCATGTGTTGCTCCCCTTGAAACCGGATAGGCCGACAGTGCGGCCTTGAAGGTTTTATTGGGCGCCCGTGTTCGAGGCGGGCGCCTGTTCCTGTCAGCTCGCGACGATGTTGACCAGCTTGCCAGGCACCACGATGACTTTACGAATCGTCAGGCCTTCAGTGAAGCGCAGCACGTTTTCGTTGGTGCGGGCAGCTGCTTCAACTTCTTCGCGGCTGGCACTGGCCGGCATTTCGATGTGTCCGCGCAGTTTGCCGTTGACCTGGATAACCAATTGCAGGCTGTCCTGGACCAGAGCGTTTTCGTCCAGGGTCGGCCACGATGCATCGATGATTGCACCGGCATGGCCCAGCTGGTTCCACAGTTCATGGCTGATGTGCGGGGTGATCGGTGCCAGCAGCAGGGCAACGGTTTCGAGGCCTTCCTGCAGCAGGGCGCGGTCTTGTTCAGTGGCCTGAGGTGCTTTTTCGAGCACGTTCATCACGGTCATCACCTGGGCGACGGCGGTGTTGAATTTATGGTGTTGGCCGACGTCCTGGCTGGCTTGCTTGATAGCCTGGTGGATGGCGCGGCGAATGACTTTTTGCCCGTCGTTCAGCGTGGCAATGTCCAGTGCACCCGGCAGGCCCTGGCCTACGTGAGTGTGAGCCAGACGCCATACACGCTTGAGGAAGCGGTGCGAGCCTTCAACGCCCGAGTCCGACCATTCGAGGCTCGCGTCAGGCGGAGAGGCGAACATCATGAACAGGCGGCAGGTATCGGCGCCGTATTGTTCGATCATGTACTGCGGGTCAACGCCGTTGTTCTTCGACTTGGCCATTTTTTCTGTGCCGCCGATTTCAACCGGCAGGCCATCGCTGATCAGCGTGGCACCGATGATCTTGGCTTTGCTGTCACGTTCCAGTTCGACGTCTGCCGGGTTGAACCAGGTCAGGCTGCCGTTGGCTTCGCGACGATAGTAAGTCTCTGCGATCACCATGCCTTGGGTCAGCAGGTTCTTGAATGGCTCGTTGGAGCTGACCAGACCTTCGTCACGCATCAGTTTGTGGAAGAAACGTGCGTAGAGCAGGTGCAGGATGGCGTGTTCAATACCGCCGATGTACTGATCCACCGGCAACCAGTGGTCAGCCGCGGATTTTTCTACCAGGCCGCCTTCATAATGTGGCGAGGCGTAGCGGGCGTAGTACCACGATGACTCGACGAAGGTGTCCATGGTGTCGGTTTCGCGCTTGGCCGGTGCACCGCATTTCGGGCAGCTGCACTCGTAGAACTCGGGCATGCGCGCCAATGGCGAGCCAGCGCCATCAGGTACTACGTCTTCTGGCAGCACAACAGGCAGCTGGTCTTCAGGCACCGGCACGTCGCCGCAGGTCTCGCAATGCACGATCGGGATCGGGCAGCCCCAGTAGCGTTGACGGCTGATGCCCCAGTCGCGCAGACGGAATTGGGTACGGGATTGACCCAGGCCCTTGGCGGTCAGGGCCGCTT is a window of Pseudomonas taetrolens DNA encoding:
- the holA gene encoding DNA polymerase III subunit delta; this translates as MKLAPAQLAKHLQGSLSPVYIISGDDPLLCQEAADAIRSTARQQGFDERQVFSADASFDWGSLLQAGASMSLFAEKRLLELRLPSGKPGDKGAAALIEYCSRPAEDTLLLISLPKLDGSAQKTKWGKALIEGPQTQFLQIWPVDANQLPQWIRQRLSQAGLSASQDAVELIAARVEGNLLAAAQEIEKLKLMAEDGQITVETVQAAVADSARFDVFGLVDAVLNGEAAHALRMLEGLRGEGVEPPVILWALARELRVLANIALQYSQGIPLDKAFSQARPPVWDKRKPLMSKALQRYSAQRWAQLLMDAQRIDAQIKGQAAGSAWSSLSRLTLLMCGQRLNLPAE
- a CDS encoding LPS-assembly lipoprotein LptE; translation: MIKRNLLVMGLAVLLSACGFQLRGTGTNQLTITELDVSARNAYGDTVRQLRQVLENSGVKVTANAPYKLVLTNEKDSQRAASYAGNGASAEYELTTVLSYQIQGQNHLPLLNDKLEVHKIYLQDGNNITGSGQEAALARKEMRRDLIQQMIARLEQLTPAQLEKLQQAADAKAQAEADAIEAARKTQEETPQQSPLELQDQ
- the leuS gene encoding leucine--tRNA ligase produces the protein MHEQYQPREIEAAAQSFWDNQKSFEVSEQPGKETFYCLSMFPYPSGKLHMGHVRNYTIGDVISRYQRMLGKNVLQPMGWDAFGMPAENAAMKNNVAPAKWTYENIAYMKTQLRSLGLGVDWSREITTCQPDYYRWEQWLFTRLFEKGVIYRKNGTVNWDPIDQTVLANEQVIDGRGWRSGALIEKREIPMYYFKITAYADELLESLDELTGWPEQVKTMQRNWIGKSRGMEVQFPYDQASIGEAGVLKVFTTRPDTLMGATYVAVAAEHPLATLAAQGNPELQAFIAECKAGSVAEADMATQEKKGLPTPLFVTHPLTGEKLPVWVANYVLMHYGDGAVMAVPAHDERDFEFATKYNLPVKAVVRTSAGDETPAPWQDAYNEHGTLINSGEFDGLDFTAAFDAMEAALTAKGLGQSRTQFRLRDWGISRQRYWGCPIPIVHCETCGDVPVPEDQLPVVLPEDVVPDGAGSPLARMPEFYECSCPKCGAPAKRETDTMDTFVESSWYYARYASPHYEGGLVEKSAADHWLPVDQYIGGIEHAILHLLYARFFHKLMRDEGLVSSNEPFKNLLTQGMVIAETYYRREANGSLTWFNPADVELERDSKAKIIGATLISDGLPVEIGGTEKMAKSKNNGVDPQYMIEQYGADTCRLFMMFASPPDASLEWSDSGVEGSHRFLKRVWRLAHTHVGQGLPGALDIATLNDGQKVIRRAIHQAIKQASQDVGQHHKFNTAVAQVMTVMNVLEKAPQATEQDRALLQEGLETVALLLAPITPHISHELWNQLGHAGAIIDASWPTLDENALVQDSLQLVIQVNGKLRGHIEMPASASREEVEAAARTNENVLRFTEGLTIRKVIVVPGKLVNIVAS